The window ATGTTAACCACCTGGTCTAGGGATAGCGTCGCCACAATGCCCATGGCCAAACATCCGGTCACGTTAATGACTAATGTGCTGTAGGGCACTTCTATTCCCAGCAGGTGATTCATAGCGAGTCCAAAATAGTACCGACACAAGGCCCCGGCGATCGCTCCTAGGGAGATGGCGGCAACAGTTCGCACAACCGGCTGTCGTAACATCAATCGTTCCAGCATGGGTTTAAGCATGGCAAGTTCTCCCGATTAGGTTAACGAACTGTCAAGGCGTTTACATCAGCTTCCACTAGCAGCACGGGCAATGGACT of the Cyanobacteriota bacterium genome contains:
- a CDS encoding CrcB family protein encodes the protein MLKPMLERLMLRQPVVRTVAAISLGAIAGALCRYYFGLAMNHLLGIEVPYSTLVINVTGCLAMGIVATLSLDQVVN